ACACAGCCGGCGCGGGCCCCAGCTTCCAGGTCGAGCTGCGCTGCCGCCACCGCGATGGCCGCACGCTGTGGGTGCTGGTGCACGGCGCACCGTTTGCCGAAAGCAGCGCCCGGTCGGACGGGGGGGACGACGAACCGCCGGCCCAGGGCGCGGGCGGCGTCAACGGCTTGGCGGCGCCCGGGCCGGACGCCGCCGCGCCGCGGCTGATCGTGCAGCTGCAGGATGTCAGCGCGCGCCGCCAGGCCGAGGCCGGCCTGCAGCGCCTGGCCTTTCACGACAGCCTGACCGGCCTGCCCAACCGGCGCCAGTTTCTGGAGGTGCTGGACGCCGCGGTGGCGCGTGCGCGGCGCGACGCGGGGGCCGGCTTTGCGCTGATGTTCGTCGACTTCGACCGCTTCAAGCTGGTCAACGACAGCCTGGGCCACACCGCGGGTGACGAGCTGCTGGTGCAGCTGGCGCGCCGCATCCAGGGCCATCTGCGGCCGTCGGACGTGGTGGCGCGCCTGGGCGGCGACGAGTTTGCGCTGCTGCTGCCACTGCCGCATGCGGCCGATGCGGCAGTGGCCGAGCATGACGCGCTGCCGCTGGCCGAGCGCCTGCTCGACGCGCTGCGCCGCCCCTTCGAGGTGGCCGGCCACCGCCTGGCCGCCGGCGCCAGCATCGGCATCACCTTCAGCAGCCAGGGCTATGACACGGCCGAGCAGGCGCTGCGCGATGCCGACACCGCGATGTACGCCGCCAAGGCCGCCGGCCGCGGGCGCTGGGCGCTGTTCAACGACGGCCAGCATGCGCGCGTGTCGCAGCGCCTGCGCATGGAGCTCGAGCTGCGCCAGGCGCTCGATGCCGGCGCGCTGCAGCTGGTCTACCAGCCGCAGTTCAACCTGGCCAGCGGGGCGCTCATCGGCTTCGAGGCGCTGCTGCGCTGGCAGCACCCGGTCGACGGTGCGATCGGCCCGGCGCAGTTCATTCCGGTGGCCGAGGAGTCGGGCCTGATCGCGCCGCTCACCGACTTTGTGCTGCGCCGGGCCTGCGGCCAGCTGGTGCAGTGGCAGCGCCAGCAGCCCGATTGCGCCGGGCTGGGCATCAGCGTCAACGTGTCGGGCCTGGACGTGGTCAGCCGCAGCCTGCTGGCACGGGTGCAGCAGGTGCTGGACGACACCGGCCTCGACCCGCGCCGGCTGACGCTGGAGCTGACCGAAGACGCCGTGATGGCCCACCTGGACGCCGCCCAGGCCAACCTGCAGGCCCTGCGCGCGCTGGGCGTGCAGTTGTCGGTGGACGACTTCGGCACCGGCTACTCCTCGCTCAGCCGCCTGGCCCAGCTGCCGATCGACAGCCTCAAGATCGACCGCGCCTTCGTGCGCGACATGGCCCGGGGCAGCAACGAGGCGGCGGTGGTGGCGGCCGTGGTGCAGCTGGGCAGTGCGCTGCGCAAGACCGTGGTGGCCGAGGGCATCGAGACCCCGGACCAGGCCGAGCAGCTGCGCCAGCTGGGCTGCGGCCTGGGCCAGGGCTTCCACCTGGCGCGGCCGCTGGGCGCCGAGGCCACCACCGCCTGGCTGCGCGGACAGGCCGCCGGCGCGCGCCCGACCCTGCAATAGCCGGGCTCTGCGCGGGGCGCGCCGCCGGGCAGCGCCGCCGCCGGCGGCGGCGGCTAGATCGGCAGCAGCGTGGTGTGCTTGACCTCTTCCATCACCGCATAGGTGCGGGTCTCGCGCACGCCGGGCAGGGTCCAGATCACCGTGCCGATGAACTCGCGGTAATGCGCCATGTCGGCCACGCGGGTCTTGAGCAGGTAGTCGAAGCCACCGGCCACCAGGTGGCATTCCAGGATCTCGGGGCGCACCTGCACCGCGGCGCGGAAGTTGTCCATCACGTCGTGCACCGTGCGGTCGAGCAGCACCTCCACGAACACCAGCAGCCCGGCGCCCAGCTTGGCCGGGTTCAACCGCGCCTCGTAGCCCAGGATGTAGCCCTCGCGCGTGAGGCGCTTGACCCGCTCGAGCACCGCGGTGGGCGACAGGTGCACCGCCTCGGCCAGCTTGAGGTTGCTGATGCGGCCATCGGTCTGCAGCTGGCGCAGGATGCGCAGGTCGATCTTGTCGAGGTGGCGCTCGGGGGCGCTGTCGTCGTCGGCGGTCGCCATGGGCGGTTCGGGCTGGGGGTGGTTCGGCGCCGGGCTGCCGCTGCGGCGGCGGTTCAATCCAGCGTCACGCCGGTGGCGCGGATGATGGCGCCCCAGCGCCTGGCGTCGCTCTCGAGCGTGCGCTTGAAGGACTCGGGCGTGCCGCCCACCGGCGTCAGGCCCTGCAGGTCGAACTGCAGCTTCACGGCCGGATCACGCAGCACGGCGTTGACATCGGCATTGATCTTCGCGATCACGGCCGGCGGCGTGGCGGCGGCGGTGAACAGGCCGTTCCAGGCCAGCGATTCCACCTGCGGGAAGCCGGCCTCGGCCAGCGTGGGCACGTCGCGCAGGCTGTCGGGGCGCTGCGCGGCGCTGACCGCCAGCATGCGCACCTTGCCCGACTTCACATGCGCCAGCAGGGCCGGCGCGGTCATGAAGCTGGCATCGGCCTCGCCCTGGGCCAGCGCAAAGGCCGCCGGCGGCGAGCCGTTGAACGGGATGTGGGTGGCCTGGAAGCCGGCCTCGGTCATGAACAGCGCCATGGTCAGGTGCGCCGAGCTGCCATTGCCCAGCGACGAGTAGTTCACCTTGCCGGCACGGGCCTTGGCCCAGTCGACGAACTCCTTCACCGTCTTAGCCGGCACCGCGGCGCTCACCGCCAGCACATTGGGCTGGCTGGTGGTCATGACCACCGGCGCCAGGTCGCGCGCCGGGTCGTAGGGCATCTTCTTGTACAGAAAGGGCGCAAAGGCCACCGGGCCGTTGAAGCCCAGCGCCAGCGTGTGGCCGTCGGGCGTGGCCTTGGCCGCCATGTCCACGCCCAGCATGCCGCCGGCGCCGGGCCTGGGTTCCACCAGCACCGGCTGGCCCCACTTGTCCTTGAGCTTGTCGGCCAGCAGCCGCGCCACGATGTCGAGGCTGGAGCCGGCCGGCGCCGGCACCACGATCTTCACCGGCTGCGTGGGCCAGGCGGGGGCGGCGGTCTGGGCGGTGGCGGCCAGCGGCAGGGCGCAGGCCAGGGCAAGCAGCAGGGGACGACGGCGCATGGCAGGGCAGGGGCGAAAGCGGCGAAGCCACGATTGTGGCGCCGCCGCCGGCCCGGCCCGCCGGCGGCCTGGGCTCAGGGGTACAGCCCGCGCTCCTGGCGCGCCATCAGGATGCGCTCGCAGGCCACCGCAAAGGTGGCGGTGCGCAGGCTGATGCGGTGGCGGTCGGCGGTGTCCCAGATGTTCTTCAGCGCGCCGACCATGATCTTGTCGAGCTTGACGTTGATCTCGTCCTCGGTCCAGAAGAAGCTGCTGAAGTCCTGCACCCACTCGAAGTAGCTCACCGTCACGCCGCCGGCATTGCAGATCACGTCGGGCACCACCAGGATGCCGCGGTCGGCCAGCACGTCGTCGGCGGCCTGGCCGGTGGGGCCGTTGGCGCCTTCCAGCACCAGGCGGGCCTTCAGGCGCGCCGCGCGCGTGGCGGTGATCTGGTTTTCCAGCGCGGCCGGGATCACGATGTCGCAGGCCACGTCCCAGAAGGCCTCGTCGTCGATCTTCTCGGCCTCGGCAAAGCCGGCCACGCCGCCGCTGTGGCGGGCATGCGGCACCAGCGTGGCCAGGTCCAGGCCCTGGGCGTTGGCGATGGTGCCGGTGTGGTCCTGCACGGCCACGATCTTGGCGCCGGCCTGGCCAAACAGCTCGGCCGCCGACGAGCCCACGTTGCCGAAGCCCTGCACCGCCACGCGCACGCCTTCCAGGTTCAGGCCGATGCGGCGGGCCGCCTCGCGGCCGGTGACGAACACGCCGCGGCCGGTGGCCTTCACCCGGCCCAGGCTGCCGCCCAGGTGGATGGGCTTGCCGGTGACCACGCCGGTGGCGGTGGCGCCGGTGTTCATCGAGTAGGTGTCCATCATCCAGGCCATGATCTGGGCGTTGGTGTTGACATCGGGCGCCGGGATGTCCTGGTGCGGGCCGATGATCAGGCCGATCTCGCTGGTGTAGCGGCGGGTCAGCTTCTCCAGCTCTTTCTGGCTGAGCTGCCTGGGGTCGACGCGGATGCCGCCCTTGGCGCCGCCATAGGGCAGGTTGACCGCGGCGTTCTTGATGCTCATCCAGGCCGACAGCGCCATCACCTCTTCCAGCGTCACGTCGGGGTGGTAGCGCACGCCGCCCTTGCCGGGGCCGCGGGTCAGGCTGTGCTGCACGCGGTAGCCCTCGAAGTGCGCCACGGTGCCGTTGTCGAGCTCGATCGGCACGTCCACGATCAGCGAGCGCTTGGGCCGCTTGAGCGTCTCGCCCCAGTGGGCCAGCGGGCCCAGGTAGGGCAGCACGCGGTCAACCTGGGCCAGGTAGGTGCCCCAGGGGCTGTCGGAGGTGGGATGCACGTAGGAAAGGGTCATGGTCTTCTTGTCCGGTTGGTACTGGGAGTCCTGGGCGCGGCAGGGGCGTGGCCTTGTGGGCCGGCCGCTGGGGCGCTGGGCGCGCAATGTAGGCGCCGCACCGTGGCCTGGGGGAGGTTATGCGCCGAATGCATTGCCTGCGGACGGTGCGGGTATGACGCGGCGCAACATGCCGCGCGGCCGCCGCGGCGCCAAAGCGATGAGGTATGCCGCTGGGTAGACTGCCGCCCATGACTTCTTCGCCAGACCCCGACTGCATCGCCTTCATCGGCGGCGGCAACATGGCCAGCGCGCTGATCGGCGGGCTGGTGAACAGCGGCCGCGCGCCGGCCAGCATCCTGGTGGTGGATCCCGGCGAGGCGCAGCGGGCCAGGCTGCAGGCCGGGTTCGGCGTGCGCACGCTGGCCGCGGCCGATGCCACGCTGGCCAGCGCCGCGCTGGTGGTGTGGGCGGTGAAGCCGCAGCTGTTCAAGGATGCTGCCGCGCCCTGCGCCGCCCAGGTGCAAGGGGCGCTGCACCTCAGCGTGATGGCCGGCATCCGCAGCGATGCGATCGCGCGCGCCACCGGTGCCCGGCGCATCGTGCGCAGCATGCCCAACACGCCGGCGCTGATCGGCCGCGGCATCGCCGGGCTGTATGCCACGCCGGGCGTCACCGCCGCCGAGCGGGCGCAGGTCGAGCAGGTGCTGGCGCCCACCGGCCAGGTGCTGTGGGTGGCGCGCGAGGCCGATCTCGATGCCGTGACCGCGCTGTCGGGCTCGGGCCCGGCCTATGTCTTCTACTTCGTCGAGGCCATGGTGGCCGCGGCCCAGGCGATGGGCCTGACGCCCGAGCAGGGCCAGCAGCTGGCGCTGGCCACCTTTGACGGCGCCACCGCCCTGGCCGCGGCCAGCGACGAGCCGCCCGCGCTGCTGCGCGAGCGTGTCACCAGCAAGGGCGGCACCACCTACGCGGCGCTCGAATCGATGCGCGGCGACGCCGTGGCCGAGGCCATCGCCCGCGCGGTGCAGGCCGCGCAGCGCCGCGCCGCCGAGCTGGGCGACGAGTTCGGCTGAGCGCCTGAGCGCTGTGCTGCCGCGCCGGCAGCCGGCGGCGCCAGGCCCCGCTGGCTATACTCCGCGCCCACAGCGCCGATTTGTTCCGGATTGCGGGCGCTTAATCAAATGCCGCTAAAGAGGGACGCCCAGCCCGGTGTCCGCTTTGCGGTGCCGGGTTTTGTCTTTTCGGGCACACACGCACACATGGCCTCCGTCGGGCACGTCACACCGCAGACCCTGCACTTCGACACGCCGCTGCCGCTGCGCAGCGGTGCCACGCTGCCGGCCTACGACGTGGTCATCGAGACCTACGGCACCCTCAATGCCGCGCGCAGCAATGCGGTGCTGGTGTGCCACGCGCTCAATGCCAGCCACCATGTGGCCGGCACGCACGCCGGCAAGGACAAGAGCGAGGGCTGGTGGGACAACCTGGTGGGCCCGGGCAAGCCGCTGGACACGAACCGCTTCTTCGTCATCGGCATCAACAACCCCGGCTCGTGTTTCGGCTCGACCGGGCCGATGCACGCCAACCCCGCCACCGGCAGGCCCTGGGGCGCCGACTTTCCGGTGATGACTGTGGAAGACTGGGTCGACGCCCAGGCCCGCGTGCTCGACCGCCTGGGCATTGAGCGCCTGGCCGCGGTGCTGGGCGGCAGCCTGGGCGGCATGCAGGCGCTGAGCTGGACGCTGCGCCACCCCGGGCGCGTGGGCGAGTGCGTGGCCGTGGCCACCGCGCCCAACCTGAGCGCCCAGAACATCGCCTTCAACGAGGTGGCGCGCCGCGCCATCATCACCGACCCCGATTTCCACGGCGGCCACTTCTACGCCCACGGCGTGGTGCCCAAGCGCGGCCTGCGCGTGGCGCGCATGATCGGCCACATCACCTACCTCAGCGACGACTCGATGGAGGCCAAGTTCGGCCGCAGCCTGCGCGAGGCCGAGCTGGCCTACAGCACGCAGGACATCGAGTTCCAGATCGAGAGCTACCTGCGCTACCAGGGCGACAAGTTCAGCGAGTACTTCGACGCCAACACCTACCTGCTGATCACCCGCGCACTCGACTATTTCGACCCCGCGCGTGCGCACGGCGGCAGCCTGGCCGCGGCCTTTGCGCCGGCGCGCGACATCCGCTTCACCATCGTGAGCTTCACCACCGACTGGCGCTTCTCGCCGGCGCGCAGCCGCGAGATCGTCAAGGCCCTGGTCGACAACCGCATCGCGCTGAGCTACAGCGAGATCGACGCACCGCACGGCCACGACGCCTTTCTGCTCGAAGACCCGCGCTACCACGGCGTGCTGCGCGCCACCTTCGAGCGCATTGCACGGGGGATCGCCCGATGAGCAGCCTGCACCACGAGCTGGAGGTGATTGCCGACCTGGTGCCCCAGGGCGCCCGCGTGCTCGATCTGGGCTGCGGCGACGGCGCGCTGCTGGCCCACCTGAAGGCCGCCAAGGGCTGCACCGGCTACGGCGTGGAGCTCGACGACGAGAACGTGCTGGGCTGCGCGCGCCGCGGCGTCGAGGTCATCCAGCTCAACCTCGAGGAAGGGCTGGCGCTGTTTGACGACCGCAGCTTCGACGTGGTGCTGCAGCTGCAGACCCTGCAGCACCTGCGCAACACCGAGAAGATGCTGCGCGAGACCGCCCGCGTGGGCCGCAGCGGCGTGGTGAGCTTTCCCAACTTTGCGCACTGGCCCAACCGCATGAGCGTGCTGCGCGGGCGCATGCCGGTGACACGCGCGCTGCCCTACGAGTGGTACGACACACCCAACATCCGCGTCGGCACCTTTGCCGATTTCGAGGTGCTGGCGCGGCGCAACGGCCTGCAGATCCGCGACAGCTTCGGCCTGCACGCCGGCCGCGTGGTGCGCCGCCAGCCCAACCTGATGGCCAGCGTGGCGGTGTTCAGGTTCGAGGGGCGCTGAGCCCGCGCCGCACCGGGGCCCCATCATCGGGATGGCGCCGGCCGGGGCGGCCGCGCTACAAGGCGGCTCCCCCAACCCCTGGAGATTGCAGATGATCGGCTACGTCACCCTCGGCACCAACGACCTGCCGCGCGCCAAGGCCTTCTACGACGCCCTGCTCGAGCCGCTGGGCATCGACCGGATCATGGAGTTCGACGGCAACGGCTACGCCTGGGGCTCCGGCATGGACAAGCCGGCGCTGGGCATCATGAAGCCCTTCAACAAGCTGCCGGCCACCTGGGGCAACGGCACCATGGTGGCGCTGGCCCTCGACAGCCGCGACAAGGTGGTGGCCGCCCACGCCCGCGCGCTGGGCCTGGGCGCCACCGATGAAGGCGCGCCCGGCCCGCGCGGCGAAAGCGGCTTTTTTGCCGGCTACCTGCGCGATCCCGACGGCAACAAGCTCAACTTCTTCTGCATGGGCTGAGCGGGCCGGTTGTCCGGATGGCTTGATGCGCGGACCCGCGGCCAGGCGGCCGGCCCGCGCCGCGCGCAGCGCCGGTACCGCGCGCACCGCCAGCGTCGCCGTGGCCGGCTGAACTGTCAGATCCGGCACGGCCCGGCCACCGGCAGCGGACCAGATCGGCCGGGCGCTCAATTCGCGGGCGCCGCGGCCGAAGACCCGTCGTACTCCGACCACCTGCCGGTGCGACGCCCATGCCTGCCTGCCCATCCCTGACCCCCCGTCTGGCCGCCCTGATGGCCGCCGTGCTGGCCGCCTGTGCCCAGGCGGCGCCACCACCCGCCGCCGAGGCCGCGCCGGCCGAGCTGAGCCTGGAAGACCTGCTCAAGGCCGATGTGGTGACCGCGTCGCGCAAGGCGCAGGCGGTGCAGGACGTGGCCGCGGCGGTGTACGTGATCTCGCGCGAGGACATCGAGCGCTCGGGCGCCAGCAGCCTGCCGGCCGCGCTGGCCCTGGCGCCGGGGGTCGAGGTGCAGCGCCTGTCCAGCGGCCGCTGGGCGGTGGGCACGCGCGGCTTCTCGGGCCGCTTTGCCAACAAGCTGCTGGTGCTGATGGACGGGCGCAGCATCTACTCGCCGCTGTTCTCGGGCGTGCTGTGGGAGATGGAGGGCACGCTGATCGAGGACATCGAGCGCATCGAGGTCATCCGCGGCCCCGGCGCGGCGCTGTGGGGTGCCAATGCGGTCAACGGCGTGATCAACATCCTCACCCGGCCCGCGCGCAACACCCAGGGCACGCTGCTGGCGGCCGGCACCGGCACGCTGGAGCGATCCTCGCTGGCCCTGCGCCATGGCGGCACGCTGGGTGGCGCGGGCGGCAGCGGCCTGGCCGGCGCCAGCGGCCACTGGCGCGCCTGGTTCAGCCACCAGGACGCCACCCACTTCGACGACCTGAGCGGCGCGCCGGCCAATGACGACTGGCACACCACGCGGGCCGGCTTCCGGGCCGATCTCACGCTGGCCGGCGGCACCGCGCTGAGCCTGTCGGGCAGCCTGTCGGACAACAGCGCCGGCGACCGCTGGTACACCGCCAACCTGGTGTCGGCCACCGGCAGCGATGTCAACCACATCGTGCAGCGCACCAACACCGCCCACCTGCTGGCGCGCGCCAATCTGCTGGGCAGCGATGGCAGCGAGACCGTGGTGCAGAGCTATCTGGCCACCGACCGGATCAGCGGTGGCCAGTTCTTCGACCAGCACCGCGCCACCGTCGATGTGGACGTGCAGCACCGCCCGCGGCCGCTGGGCGCGCACGATCTGGTGCTGGGCGCCACCTGGCGCACGTCGCGCGACCGCGTGGGTTCAGGGCCGGGGCTGTTCAGCTTCCGCAACCCGAAGCGCAACTTCACCGTGGCCAGCGTGTTCGTCAACGACGAGATCACGCTGCTGCCGCAGACCCTGCGCGCCACCGTGGGCGCGCGCATCGAGCACAACAGCTTCACCGGCTGGGAGCCGCAGCCGCACCTGCGCCTGGCCTGGACGCCCAACCCCACGCAGACGCTGTGGGGCGCCGCCTCGCGTGCGGTGCGCACGCCCTCGCGCGCCGAGCGCGACATCCAGGTCGACCTGCGCGTCACGCCGGCCAGCCCGCCGGTGCCGCCGGTGCTGCTGCGCAGCACCACCCATCCCGACCAGGCGCTCGATGCCGAGCGCGTGGTGGCCTGCGAGCTGGGCTTTCGCCAGCAGTTCGGCCCCAGCCTGGCGCTGGACCTGGCGCTGTTCAGCAACCGCTACACCCAGCTCACCGGCGGCGCCACCGGGGCGCAGAGCTTCGAGTTCACGCCGGTGCCGCATGTGGTGCAGTACCTCACGCCGGGCAACCACCTGCACGGCCGCACCCGTGGCGGCGAGCTGGTGCTCGACTGGCGCGTGCTGCGCGGCTGGCGGGTGCAGGCCATGGTCTCGCTGGTCAACACCCATGTCGGCAGCAACAGCAGCGACCCGGTCACCATCGGCTCGGCGCTCAGCCAGGCCGGCGGCACGCCCGAGCGCCTGTCCTCGTTGCGCAGCACGCTGGCCCTGGGCAGCCAGGTGGATGTGGACGCCCGGCTGCGCCATGCCTCGGCCATCAGCGCCACCGGCGTCAAGCCGGTGCCGGCCTACACCACGCTGGACCTGCGCCTGGCCTGGCGTGCCCGGCCGGGGCTCACGCTGTCGCTGATGGGCGAGAACCTGCTGCAGCGCCGCCATGTGGAGGGCGCGCCCGAGCTGCTGCCCTCGCCCACGCTGCAGGTGCCGCGCAGCGGCCATGTGAAGGCGCTCTGGCAGTTCTGAGCCGCAGCGCAGCCCGGACATGGCACCGATGGCGTGGCGTTCGCTGCCGCCGGCGTTGCTGATGGCAGCGCTGCTGCTGGCCCTTGCCGGTGCGCGGGCCCAGCCGGCGCTGGGCGAGGCCCAGGCCAAGGCTGCCGCACTGGTGAACTTTGCGCGCTATGT
This portion of the Aquabacterium sp. OR-4 genome encodes:
- a CDS encoding putative bifunctional diguanylate cyclase/phosphodiesterase, with amino-acid sequence MSGRPAQASAWARLHAALMPDYNRAATAYWWAVVLAGAGVLVFNLVALAALPALSWLAIGLGAACAVLAGLFPVRIPGTRQSFVASEVCLFLLLLALGPAAAALAAGAEALVGSWRTSRRWTSRILSPAAGMLAMSASGTLLQLALARWPRPGAAALVLLMLGVAAAYFVLGTQLVAAVPRLKRGEPMLQWRSHLAAFRWVGVAYAGSAAVSALLLLTYRQSGIGVLMAVVPVLGLLLLALHYYFLQQEAAEAMRGVAERAAADAAGHLRALRASERRFHSAFTQAAIGMALLDGQGRLQQVNPALRSLFGLGEQEPLPETLQQLAHPEDAERLARHLAATAAPGPAEPVEATTPAAPGTPVAPDTAGAGPSFQVELRCRHRDGRTLWVLVHGAPFAESSARSDGGDDEPPAQGAGGVNGLAAPGPDAAAPRLIVQLQDVSARRQAEAGLQRLAFHDSLTGLPNRRQFLEVLDAAVARARRDAGAGFALMFVDFDRFKLVNDSLGHTAGDELLVQLARRIQGHLRPSDVVARLGGDEFALLLPLPHAADAAVAEHDALPLAERLLDALRRPFEVAGHRLAAGASIGITFSSQGYDTAEQALRDADTAMYAAKAAGRGRWALFNDGQHARVSQRLRMELELRQALDAGALQLVYQPQFNLASGALIGFEALLRWQHPVDGAIGPAQFIPVAEESGLIAPLTDFVLRRACGQLVQWQRQQPDCAGLGISVNVSGLDVVSRSLLARVQQVLDDTGLDPRRLTLELTEDAVMAHLDAAQANLQALRALGVQLSVDDFGTGYSSLSRLAQLPIDSLKIDRAFVRDMARGSNEAAVVAAVVQLGSALRKTVVAEGIETPDQAEQLRQLGCGLGQGFHLARPLGAEATTAWLRGQAAGARPTLQ
- the metW gene encoding methionine biosynthesis protein MetW, which gives rise to MSSLHHELEVIADLVPQGARVLDLGCGDGALLAHLKAAKGCTGYGVELDDENVLGCARRGVEVIQLNLEEGLALFDDRSFDVVLQLQTLQHLRNTEKMLRETARVGRSGVVSFPNFAHWPNRMSVLRGRMPVTRALPYEWYDTPNIRVGTFADFEVLARRNGLQIRDSFGLHAGRVVRRQPNLMASVAVFRFEGR
- a CDS encoding TonB-dependent receptor plug domain-containing protein gives rise to the protein MAAVLAACAQAAPPPAAEAAPAELSLEDLLKADVVTASRKAQAVQDVAAAVYVISREDIERSGASSLPAALALAPGVEVQRLSSGRWAVGTRGFSGRFANKLLVLMDGRSIYSPLFSGVLWEMEGTLIEDIERIEVIRGPGAALWGANAVNGVINILTRPARNTQGTLLAAGTGTLERSSLALRHGGTLGGAGGSGLAGASGHWRAWFSHQDATHFDDLSGAPANDDWHTTRAGFRADLTLAGGTALSLSGSLSDNSAGDRWYTANLVSATGSDVNHIVQRTNTAHLLARANLLGSDGSETVVQSYLATDRISGGQFFDQHRATVDVDVQHRPRPLGAHDLVLGATWRTSRDRVGSGPGLFSFRNPKRNFTVASVFVNDEITLLPQTLRATVGARIEHNSFTGWEPQPHLRLAWTPNPTQTLWGAASRAVRTPSRAERDIQVDLRVTPASPPVPPVLLRSTTHPDQALDAERVVACELGFRQQFGPSLALDLALFSNRYTQLTGGATGAQSFEFTPVPHVVQYLTPGNHLHGRTRGGELVLDWRVLRGWRVQAMVSLVNTHVGSNSSDPVTIGSALSQAGGTPERLSSLRSTLALGSQVDVDARLRHASAISATGVKPVPAYTTLDLRLAWRARPGLTLSLMGENLLQRRHVEGAPELLPSPTLQVPRSGHVKALWQF
- a CDS encoding Bug family tripartite tricarboxylate transporter substrate binding protein, with the protein product MRRRPLLLALACALPLAATAQTAAPAWPTQPVKIVVPAPAGSSLDIVARLLADKLKDKWGQPVLVEPRPGAGGMLGVDMAAKATPDGHTLALGFNGPVAFAPFLYKKMPYDPARDLAPVVMTTSQPNVLAVSAAVPAKTVKEFVDWAKARAGKVNYSSLGNGSSAHLTMALFMTEAGFQATHIPFNGSPPAAFALAQGEADASFMTAPALLAHVKSGKVRMLAVSAAQRPDSLRDVPTLAEAGFPQVESLAWNGLFTAAATPPAVIAKINADVNAVLRDPAVKLQFDLQGLTPVGGTPESFKRTLESDARRWGAIIRATGVTLD
- the metX gene encoding homoserine O-succinyltransferase MetX — translated: MASVGHVTPQTLHFDTPLPLRSGATLPAYDVVIETYGTLNAARSNAVLVCHALNASHHVAGTHAGKDKSEGWWDNLVGPGKPLDTNRFFVIGINNPGSCFGSTGPMHANPATGRPWGADFPVMTVEDWVDAQARVLDRLGIERLAAVLGGSLGGMQALSWTLRHPGRVGECVAVATAPNLSAQNIAFNEVARRAIITDPDFHGGHFYAHGVVPKRGLRVARMIGHITYLSDDSMEAKFGRSLREAELAYSTQDIEFQIESYLRYQGDKFSEYFDANTYLLITRALDYFDPARAHGGSLAAAFAPARDIRFTIVSFTTDWRFSPARSREIVKALVDNRIALSYSEIDAPHGHDAFLLEDPRYHGVLRATFERIARGIAR
- the proC gene encoding pyrroline-5-carboxylate reductase; translated protein: MTSSPDPDCIAFIGGGNMASALIGGLVNSGRAPASILVVDPGEAQRARLQAGFGVRTLAAADATLASAALVVWAVKPQLFKDAAAPCAAQVQGALHLSVMAGIRSDAIARATGARRIVRSMPNTPALIGRGIAGLYATPGVTAAERAQVEQVLAPTGQVLWVAREADLDAVTALSGSGPAYVFYFVEAMVAAAQAMGLTPEQGQQLALATFDGATALAAASDEPPALLRERVTSKGGTTYAALESMRGDAVAEAIARAVQAAQRRAAELGDEFG
- a CDS encoding Lrp/AsnC ligand binding domain-containing protein, which translates into the protein MATADDDSAPERHLDKIDLRILRQLQTDGRISNLKLAEAVHLSPTAVLERVKRLTREGYILGYEARLNPAKLGAGLLVFVEVLLDRTVHDVMDNFRAAVQVRPEILECHLVAGGFDYLLKTRVADMAHYREFIGTVIWTLPGVRETRTYAVMEEVKHTTLLPI
- a CDS encoding VOC family protein, with amino-acid sequence MIGYVTLGTNDLPRAKAFYDALLEPLGIDRIMEFDGNGYAWGSGMDKPALGIMKPFNKLPATWGNGTMVALALDSRDKVVAAHARALGLGATDEGAPGPRGESGFFAGYLRDPDGNKLNFFCMG
- a CDS encoding Glu/Leu/Phe/Val family dehydrogenase — its product is MTLSYVHPTSDSPWGTYLAQVDRVLPYLGPLAHWGETLKRPKRSLIVDVPIELDNGTVAHFEGYRVQHSLTRGPGKGGVRYHPDVTLEEVMALSAWMSIKNAAVNLPYGGAKGGIRVDPRQLSQKELEKLTRRYTSEIGLIIGPHQDIPAPDVNTNAQIMAWMMDTYSMNTGATATGVVTGKPIHLGGSLGRVKATGRGVFVTGREAARRIGLNLEGVRVAVQGFGNVGSSAAELFGQAGAKIVAVQDHTGTIANAQGLDLATLVPHARHSGGVAGFAEAEKIDDEAFWDVACDIVIPAALENQITATRAARLKARLVLEGANGPTGQAADDVLADRGILVVPDVICNAGGVTVSYFEWVQDFSSFFWTEDEINVKLDKIMVGALKNIWDTADRHRISLRTATFAVACERILMARQERGLYP